The Candidatus Hydrogenedentota bacterium genome has a window encoding:
- a CDS encoding nitronate monooxygenase: MWNHTPLTRLLNIRYPIVQGPFGGGSSSPELVAAVSNAGGLGSFGAMNLAPHEIGPLCDDIRARTDKPFAINLWVSTEDPDARDPNLQAQFDRALQPLLPLYRELGVEPPRPEPFAPHDFTAQAQALLDAAPPVFSFIYGVPDPDLLRQCRERNIITVGGATTVDEAVALDRAGVDAIVASGFEAGGHRMSFLRSAEDSLMGLFALVPQVADAVRVPVIAAGGIADGRGIVAALALGAAGVQIGTAFLACEESNAAGRHRHALRSERAWHTILTRAFSGRLARGIPNRVTAAYRENPEPTLPYPIQAQLIRPLREIAQAHGNEDCTALWSGQSARLIRDRHAETLLQRLVAEVDRHYAALQQESQ, encoded by the coding sequence ATGTGGAACCACACCCCCCTCACCCGCCTCCTCAACATCCGCTACCCCATCGTCCAGGGGCCCTTCGGCGGCGGCTCCTCCTCGCCCGAACTCGTCGCCGCCGTCTCCAACGCCGGCGGGCTCGGCTCCTTCGGCGCCATGAACCTCGCCCCACACGAAATCGGGCCCCTCTGCGACGATATCCGCGCCCGCACCGACAAACCCTTCGCCATCAACCTCTGGGTCAGCACCGAAGACCCGGACGCCCGCGACCCCAACCTCCAGGCTCAATTCGATCGCGCCCTGCAGCCGCTCCTCCCGCTCTACCGCGAACTCGGCGTCGAACCGCCCCGGCCCGAACCGTTCGCGCCCCACGACTTCACGGCCCAGGCGCAAGCCCTCCTCGACGCCGCGCCCCCCGTATTCAGTTTCATATACGGCGTGCCCGATCCCGACTTGCTCCGGCAATGCCGTGAACGCAACATCATCACGGTCGGCGGAGCCACTACGGTCGACGAGGCCGTGGCACTCGACCGCGCCGGCGTCGACGCCATCGTCGCATCCGGTTTTGAAGCCGGCGGGCACCGCATGTCCTTCCTGCGATCCGCCGAAGATTCCCTCATGGGGCTCTTCGCGCTTGTGCCCCAGGTCGCCGACGCCGTCCGCGTCCCCGTGATCGCCGCCGGCGGCATCGCCGACGGCCGCGGGATCGTCGCCGCGCTCGCGCTCGGAGCCGCCGGCGTACAAATCGGAACCGCCTTCCTCGCCTGCGAAGAGTCCAACGCCGCCGGGCGCCACCGCCACGCCCTGCGCAGCGAACGCGCCTGGCACACCATCCTCACACGCGCCTTCTCCGGACGCCTCGCCCGCGGCATCCCCAACCGCGTCACCGCCGCCTACCGCGAAAACCCGGAACCCACCTTGCCCTATCCCATCCAGGCCCAGCTCATTCGCCCCCTCCGCGAAATCGCCCAGGCCCACGGCAACGAAGACTGCACCGCCCTCTGGTCCGGCCAATCCGCCCGCCTCATCCGAGACCGCCACGCCGAAACCCTACTCCAACGGCTCGTCGCCGAAGTAGACCGCCATTACGCGGCGCTCCAACAAGAAAGCCAATAA